One genomic region from Brassica napus cultivar Da-Ae unplaced genomic scaffold, Da-Ae ScsIHWf_124;HRSCAF=222, whole genome shotgun sequence encodes:
- the LOC125596624 gene encoding protein NUCLEAR FUSION DEFECTIVE 4-like yields MERLGINLEKEPEKGRDTTPYKETMVHNTEDSHPDHEGGNEDQPAQAQPEENPVLSHDQDEMGQPDTEAQEGEPSSSNEPEQTQVLRRSTRIRRPASDWLYYVAYFCGGTIGLVYSNNLGQIAQSLGQSSKTTTLVTLYSSSSFFGRLLSATPDYIRAKFYFARTGWLAIALLPTPIALFLLASSGTASALQVGTALIGLSSGFIFAAAVSITSELFGPNGVGVNHNILITNIPIGSLIYGFLAALVYDSHGSTGIKSMTDSVVCMGRGCYYLTFVWWGCLSVLGLGSSLVLFIRTRRTYQRFEQARISSNIDS; encoded by the exons ATGGAAAGACTCGGCATTAACCTAGAAAAGGAACCAGAGAAAGGCCGGGACACTACTCCTTATAAAGAGACCATGGTTCATAACACTGAAGACTCTCATCCTGACCATGAAGGGGGGAATGAAGATCAACCGGCgcaagctcaacctgaagaaAACCCAGTATtatctcatgatcaagatgagatggGACAACCAGACACTGAAGCTCAAGAAGGAGAACCAAGCAGCAGTAATGAACCTGAGCAGACACAAGTCCTAAGGAGAAGTACAAGGATCAGAAGACCAGCCTCAGATTGg TTATACTATGTCGCGTACTTCTGCGGTGGAACCATCGGTCTTGTGTACAGCAACAACCTTGGACAGATAGCTCAGTCTTTAGGACAAAGCTCAAAGACCACAACTCTTGTCACACTTTACTCCTCCTCCTCATTCTTTGGAAGGTTGCTTTCTGCAACACCAGACTATATTAGAGC GAAGTTTTATTTTGCAAGAACCGGGTGGTTAGCAATCGCGTTATTGCCAACACCAATAGCTCTATTCTTGCTTGCATCATCAGGAACCGCGTCAGCATTACAAGTAGGAACTGCGCTGATTGGTCTAAGCTCAGGATTCATATTCGCAGCAGCGGTTTCCATCACATCAGAGCTTTTTGGACCAAACGGTGTCGGAGTTAACCACAATATCTTGATCACAAACATACCTATAGGATCTTTGATATATGGATTCTTGGCTGCATTGGTCTATGACTCACATGGTTCGACCGGGATCAAATCGATGACTGACTCGGTCGTGTGTATGGGAAGAGGCTGCTATTATTTGACGTTTGTGTGGTGGGGATGCTTATCGGTACTTGGGCTAGGTTCGAGTCTTGTGCTGTTTATTAGAACTAGAAGAACTTACCAAAGGTTTGAGCAAGCTCGGATAAGTTCAAACATTGATTCATAG
- the LOC125575132 gene encoding disease resistance protein RPP2B-like produces the protein MYFKSNINTITLLNYFPASNTKSLMVTRQSTLDQFNQAIQIRSYPPEVHLMAAKSSSKFDVFLSFRGKDTRNTFVCYLKDFLKRKGIDAFIDEELRRGANISLLLERIEQSKISIVIFSENYADSRWCLEELEKIMDCKKTFDQVVLPVFYKVRASDVSCQTGKFGAPFDKPEESFRKYEHRIPAWRKALSDASEISGYVLEEDRTELEFVDNIAKETSRLLNKLSPSEFPGPGIESRTMELENLMCFEETRCVRIVGVLGMAGIGKTTVSNCVYERNLDGFDGCCFLSNVQDELKLQTIDQLQQKLLRKLLDDEKLEVGASVGTHKVLKDRLRNKKLFIVLDNVTNEKQISLLLGEAGKELYRQGTRIIITTRDKKLLDKVVDGTYVVPRLNGREALELFCSKAFSTNPDNMAEYMDLSNKFVDYSIGLPLALCLLGSDLRRKDIQYWTKKLEGLENQLDKNIQKELNTSYEELSDEEKSIFLDVACFFYSEKFDSVSRILSTYRDDESNVINDLVDKCLVTISDNRLEMHDLLLKMGKVIGYESSINEVGKRGRLRNPKDICRILKKKQGEPENGTKKTRGIFLDMSNVKRMELPSDIFTKMLNLKFLKFYNCSEWCEKDCRLQLPGGLDYFPDELVYLHWQGYPLDYLPMNFDPEKLVVLNLRYSNIEQLWKEEKDTGELRWVDLSYSKELLNLSGLSKAKKLERLDLECCESLAECSSIQEMESLVTLNLRDCLELKSLPEETNLKSLKTLILSGCSKLINFPTISENIESLYLDGTAVERVPESIGYLRNLAVLNLKKCCSLMSLPDNFCKLKSLKKLILSGCSRLESFPDINEDMGSLEILLMDETAVNQIPRKMHMSNLKLFSFGGSKVQDLTCLELLPFSGCSGLSEMYLTDCNLYNLPENFSCCLSFLQSLCLSRNNIKNLPGSIKKLHHLKSLYLKHCEKLISLPVLPSNLQYMDAHGCTSLETVAKPMTLIVVAERTHSTFVFTDCFKLNQDAQENIMAHTQLKSQILVNASLQRNHKGLVLAPLSSVTFPGNDLPLWFRHQRMGSSMEIDLPPHWCDNKFIGLSLCVVVSFKNYEDKTSRFSVICKCEFKLNDDDCISFTCRLGGRKEQFGSSSLKEEPRRLDSDHVFISQNSCFHAKKEHVLNRCCNTTASFKFYVVDGVDCCEVVKCGMSLLYAPDENDYMFQELQESNLEKAVSSGKETDLNATAIDHEAAMSKRGRNYLQEEEQLNGKRLRFSNKV, from the exons atgtattttaaatcgaATATAAACACAATCACTCTCTTGAATTATTTTCCAGCTAGCAATACAAAAAGCCTTATGGTCACTCGTCAGTCAACTCttgatcagttcaaccaagccATACAAATCAGATCCTACCCGCCCGAAGTTCATCTCATGGCTGCTAAATCTTCCTCCAAATTCGACGTGTTTCTCAGTTTCCGAGGCAAAGACACGCGTAATACCTTCGTATGCTATCTCAAAGATTTTCTTAAACGGAAAGGGATCGACGCGTTCATCGATGAGGAACTCCGACGTGGCGCCAACATCTCACTGCTTCTCGAAAGGATTGAACAGTCAAAGATCTCGATCGTCATTTTCTCGGAGAATTACGCGGATTCCAGGTGGTGCTTAGAGGAACTGGAGAAGATCATGGACTGCAAGAAGACCTTCGATCAGGTAGTTTTACCAGTCTTCTACAAAGTTCGGGCCTCGGACGTGAGTTGTCAGACTGGGAAATTCGGagctccgttcgacaaacccgAAGAGAGTTTCCGGAAGTATGAACATCGAATCCCGGCATGGAGAAAAGCCCTGAGTGATGCATCTGAAATCTCCGGCTATGTTCTTGAAGAGGACAG AACTGAGCTCGAGTTTGTTGACAATATTGCCAAAGAGACGTCCAGGttgctaaacaagttatctccaTCCGAATTTCCTGGTCCAGGGATTGAATCGCGTACCATGGAACTggaaaatttaatgtgttttgaaGAGACGAGATGTGTTCGTATCGTTGGGGTTCTTGGGATGGCTGGGATTGGAAAGACAACTGTTTCAAATTGTGTGTATGAGCGAAACTTGGATGGTTTCGATGGTTGCTGTTTTCTTTCAAATGTTCAAGACGAGTTAAAACTACAAACAATAGATCAGTTGCAGCAGAAACTCCTGCGTAAGCTATTAGATGACGAAAAGCTTGAAGTTGGAGCTTCTGTAGGAACACACAAAGTCTTAAAGGATCGTCTTCGGAACAAGAAGCTGTTTATTGTGCTCGACAACGTGACCAATGAAAAACAAATAAGCCTTCTACTTGGGGAAGCGGGAAAAGAACTGTACCGACAAGGAACTCGGATCATTATAACAACAAGGGACAAGAAACTGCTAGACAAGGTTGTGGATGGGACATATGTGGTTCCGAGATTGAACGGAAGAGAAGCTCTGGAGCTTTTCTGCTCGAAAGCATTTTCTACTAATCCCGACAACATGGCAGAGTACATGGATCTATCAAACAAGTTTGTGGATTATTCTATAGGGCTTCCACTAGCTCTGTGCTTGTTAGGTTCTGATCTTCGTAGGAAAGATATCCAATATTGGACGAAGAAACTGGAGGGACTAGAGAATCAGCTAGACAAGAATATCCAAAAAGAACTGAACACTAGTTATGAGGAACTATCCGATGAAGAGAAGAGCATATTTCTTGATGTGGCGTGTTTCTTTTATTCGGAGAAGTTTGATTCTGTTTCGAGGATTCTGAGCACTTACCGTGATGATGAGTCTAATGTGATAAATGATCTTGTTGATAAGTGTTTGGTGACCATTTCTGATAATCGGCTTGAGATGCATGACCTACTGCTGAAAATGGGAAAGGTTATTGGTTATGAATCATCCATCAATGAGGTGGGTAAGCGTGGTCGGTTACGGAACCCAAAAGATATTTGCcgcatcttaaaaaaaaaacaaggtgaACCAGAgaat GGCACCAAGAAAACTAGAGGCATCTTCTTAGATATGTCTAATGTTAAAAGAATGGAGCTACCTTCTGATATTTTCACGAAGATGTTGAATCTCAAGTTCCTCAAATTCTACAATTGTTCCGAATGGTGTGAGAAGGATTGCAGATTACAACTTCCTGGTGGGCTTGATTACTTTCCAGATGAGCTGGTGTATCTCCACTGGCAAGGGTACCCTCTGGATTATCTTCCAATGAACTTCGACCCGGAAAAGCTGGTTGTTCTTAATCTGCGTTATAGCAACATTGAGCAGTTGTGGAAAGAAGAGAAG GACACAGGAGAGTTGAGGTGGGTCGATCTCAGTTATTCAAAAGAGTTGCTGAATCTATCTGGCTTGTCGAAAGCTAAAAAACTCGAGAGGCTGGATCTTGAATGCTGTGAAAGTTTAGCCGAGTGTTCATCGATCCAGGAGATGGAAAGTCTTGTTACACTGAATCTCAGAGATTGTCTAGAGCTCAAGAGTCTTCCAGAGGAAACCAATCTGAAGTCTCTGAAGACTCTTATCCTCAGTGGTTGTTCAAAACTCATTAACTTTCCAACTATATCAGAAAACATAGAATCTCTATATTTGGATGGCACAGCGGTAGAAAGAGTTCCTGAATCCATAGGTTATCTCCGAAACCTTGCTGTGCTAAATCTGAAGAAGTGTTGCAGCTTGATGAGTCTTCCTGACAATTTTTGCAAGCTGAAATCTCTGAAAAAACTGATTCTCTCTGGTTGTTCAAGGCTAGAGAGTTTTCCGGACATCAATGAAGACATGGGTAGCTTAGAGATTCTGCTCATGGATGAGACTGCCGTCAATCAAATTCCCAGAAAAATGCATATGAGCAATCTCAAGCTGTTCTCATTTGGTGGATCTAAAGTCCAGGATCTCACATGTTTGGAATTGCTTCCTTTCTCTGGCTGCTCTGGGTTATCAGAAATGTATCTCACAGATTGTAATCTGTACAATTTGCCAGAAAACTTTAGCTGCTGCTTATCCTTCCTGCAGTCTTTATGCTTGAGCAGAAACAATATCAAGAATCTACCTGGAAGCATCAAGAAACTTCATCATCTAAAGTCCCTTTACTTGAAGCATTGTGAAAAGCTCATTTCTCTCCCAGTGCTTCCATCAAATCTGCAGTACATGGATGCTCATGGCTGTACCTCACTTGAAACAGTAGCAAAACCCATGACGCTTATTGTAGTAGCTGAGAGGACCCATTCTACTTTCGTCTTCACTGATTGTTTCAAGCTAAACCAAGATGCACAAGAAAATATTATGGCTCATACTCAACTCAAGAGTCAAATACTGGTGAATGCATCTCTTCAACGTAATCATAAG gGATTAGTTTTGGCACCTCTGTCTAGTGTAACTTTTCCCGGAAACGATTTGCCATTATGGTTCCGCCATCAGAGAATGGGATCTTCCATGGAAATTGACCTGCCTCCACACTGGTGTGACAATAAATTCATTGGACTTTCTCTCTGCGTAGTTGTCTCGTTCAAGAACTATGAAGACAAAACCAGCCGTTTCTCAGTGATATGCAAGTGCGAGTTCAAACTAAATGATGATGATTGCATCAGCTTTACTTGCAGACTTGGGGGACGGAAAGAGCAATTTGGATCATCTAGCCTCAAGGAAGAACCAAGAAGACTCGACTCTGATCATGTCTTCATCAGCCAAAACAGCTGCTTCCATGCCAAGAAAGAACATGTTCTCAACCGATGTTGCAACACGACCGCCTCATTCAAATTCTATGTCGTTGATGGTGTAGATTGCTGTGAAGTGGTGAAATGTGGGATGAGCTTGTTGTATGCACCGGATGAGAATGATTATATGTTTCAGGAATTACAGGAGAGTAACCTCGAGAAAGCGGTATCATCTGGAAAAGAAACAGATCTAAATGCAACCGCTATAGATCATGAAGCTGCTATGTCCAAGAGAGGCCGTAATTATCtacaagaagaagagcaacTGAACGGGAAAAGATTACGTTTTTCCAACAAAGTCTAA
- the LOC125596623 gene encoding protein NUCLEAR FUSION DEFECTIVE 4-like: MTALRPRTYSKKSVPRDDHPLSFLGCWCIGSLVPGQSRSFTRVQLNYLAVASDLGKVFGWSSGLALMYFPLWTVLFTAAFMGFVGYGVQWLVITNFVSLPYIVITCSFPHSKLQRCKRCFIHNPTSPEQYLLLNALIPLVISFAAIIPILRQPPFEPLPLDGVRRDSLMFLLLNILAALNGVYLLLFESNSSDVTSAGLLFGGAIILLILPLCIPGLVIARNWYLRTIHASFRLEGSGFILVDLDELELHIWMLAQEAGRESYQFLNEDVVQNTVKTIAAEEGDADELLITRGQLDVLGTEHSLKQLLCRVDFWLLLT, translated from the exons ATGACAGCACTTAGACCAAGGACTTACTCAAAGAAAAGCGTTCCTAGGGACGACCACCCACTCTCGTTCCTTGGTTGTTGGTGTATTGGCTCTTTGGTTCCCGGTCAAAGCAGGTCGTTCACTAGG GTGCAGCTTAATTACCTAGCCGTCGCTTCCGATCTTGGGAAGGTGTTCGGGTGGTCGTCGGGGCTTGCGTTGATGTATTTCCCGCTTTGGACGGTGCTTTTCACGGCGGCGTTCATGGGGTTCGTCGGTTACGGAGTCCAGTGGCTGGTCATAACTAACTTCGTCTCCTTGCCTTATATTGTG ATCACTTGCTCTTTCCCTCACAGTAAGCTTCAACGGTGTAAGCGCTGCTTTATACACAACCCAACCTCTCCAGAGCAGTACCTTCTCTTAAACGCTCTCATACCTCTCGTTATCTCTTTCGCTGCAATCATCCCTATTCTTCGCCAACCGCCTTTTGAGCCTCTTCCACTAGATGGAGTTCGCCGTGACTCCCTCATGTTTCTATTGCTCAACATCCTCGCCGCTTTAAACGGCGTTTACCTCCTCCTCTTTGAGTCAAACTCCTCTGACGTAACCTCTGCTGGTCTCCTCTTCGGTGGAGCTATCATTCTCTTGATCCTCCCTTTATGTATCCCCGGTTTAGTCATCGCACGTAACTGGTATCTTCGCACGATCCACGCTAGCTTCCGTCTCGAAGGTTCTGGTTTCATTCTTGTTGATCTTGATGAGCTTGAGTTGCATATATGGATGCTTGCGCAAGAAGCTGGCCGAGAAAGCTACCAGTTCCTGAACGAAGATGTTGTGCAAAACACAGTTAAGACTATAGCTGCGGAGGAAGGTGATGCTGATGAGTTGCTTATCACAAGAGGCCAGCTTGACGTTTTGGGAACTGAACATTCTTTGAAGCAGCTCTTATGCAGAGTTGACTTCTGGTTattgttgacatga